A single region of the Acanthopagrus latus isolate v.2019 chromosome 11, fAcaLat1.1, whole genome shotgun sequence genome encodes:
- the LOC119028218 gene encoding uncharacterized protein C1orf146 homolog codes for MDFNRQYNVCSRDRRKVLTVSLIKQIFAVNVLFYQQRVMAAYREATPLWKTTIIVSTSLQNHDTCRMLSAQQHRIRFSDSVGSGAFIFPLSGTAFLLVDPQDLPQRFEDSGLIERIKTFVQVHRNSFLLLFAPFNGKKELEILSVIQSRFFGSNLRILPVRNNTEIVKGLLTIAKATSKPHVDSIRDRMSLARAHVLESSPVWEMLRDFL; via the exons ATGGACTTCAACCGTCAATATAACGTTTGCTCACGAGACCGACGGAAAGTTTTAACGGTCTCgttaataaaacaaatcttcGCGGTTAATGTCCTCTTCTACCAGCAGCGGGTGATGGCGGCTTACAGAGAAGCGACTCCACTGTGGAAAACGACAATAATTGTCAGCACGTCACTCCAG AACCATGATACATGCCGGATGCTCAGCGCACAGCAGCACCGAATCAGATTTTCAGACAGCGTTGGGTCTGgagcatttatttttcctctgtcag GTACTGCCTTTCTGTTGGTTGACCCTCAAGACCTCCCGCAGCGTTTTGAGGACTCGGGACTCATTGAGAGGATAAAGACGTTTGTGCAAGTTCACCGCAACAGCTTTCTACTTCTGTTTGCCCCCTTCAATGGGAAAAAGGAGCTGGAAATCTTGTCTGTGATTCAGAGCAG ATTCTTTGGCAGTAATCTCAGGATCTTGCCTGTGCGAAACAATACTGAGATTGTCAAGGGACTGCTGACAATTGCCAAG gcCACCAGTAAGCCCCATGTGGACAGCATCCGCGACCGCATGTCTCTGGCTCGGGCTCACGTCCTCGAGAGCAGTCCTGTGTGGGAGATGCTAAGAGACTTTCTGTGA
- the LOC119028688 gene encoding glomulin-like, with translation MNEDQVKDIIRRWRDTPEEDLKPEDYQQFKSLGSACLNEGDSAQLLTFLQNEKNQGIVKSMGCDLMAPLVNEAVKKKKSFDHCQAAITHLSRACRPDELLHSFLELIEDIDPGAISETILVLVPHLQTVLLCLEERKAAGVGSVLSALQKQLSRLPVPYTQRQAEADEHGLCRCCNALAAFTKPFIEVAMRKNGNYVTTSEGEELRMELFKFCMRSLRAPLLEAELNRDRKSSLWIFATEIMVTLPAIQVSVSELLFFNSLKKSSQTDNSQSRESRACLAYLLFVQLITLDSFPAVFRPVFVLQCNMEHINQLLNSKNESHLLKGLALYTKSLESVEDNSLPVSLLDLKSFYDVPQNLRKLLTDCPIQHLRESGLQVLQLFINKLDAEAKHKFFRCMLKTSNHAGVESYVVKNMRNQVEFSMKPGNTNKWFLGEELLSLLGLVLCLPQGAQTDLLNSMDKIMESLSLLRYLVIRDKELRSPTDVWEKLCRIKDEYLKMLRVCIGISRGYYSAELKALREDQKLKAREARDATRSTRLVKSITVKHESVSNMSPEVQHQVLQSALVTFDLMESLIVRIEEITEEKKKITT, from the exons atgaatgaagaTCAGGTGAAAGACATAATCCGGAGATGG CGAGACACTCCAGAAGAAGATCTGAAGCCAGAGGACTACCAACAGTTCAAGAGTTTGGGCTCTGCCTGTCTCAACGAGGGCGACAGCGCACAACTACTGACATTCCTCCAGAATGAGAAGAACCAG GGGATTGTGAAGTCTATGGGCTGTGATCTCATGGCACCTCTTGTAAATGAGGCAgtcaagaaaaagaagagtttTGATCACTGCCAGGCAGCCATCACTCATCTGAGTAGG GCTTGCCGACCAGATGAACTCCTGCACAGCTTCCTGGAACTAATTGAAGACATTGACCCAGGCGCCATTTCTGAGACCATCTTGGTCCTTGTCCCACATCTTCAAACAG TGCTGCTTTGcctggaggagagaaaggcGGCAGGTGTGGGCTCGGTTCTGTCCGCTCTGCAGAAGCAGCTGTCCCGGCTGCCCGTCCCTTACACCCAGCGGCAGGCGGAGGCTGACGAGCACGGTCTGTGTCGCTGCTGCAACGCCTTAGCTGCGTTTACAAAGCCGTTCATAGAGGTGGCGATGAGGAAGAATGGAAACTATGTCACCACCTCCGAGGGAGAGGAGCTCAGGATGGAGCTTTTCAAGTT CTGCATGAGGAGCTTGAGAGCTCCTTTACTTGAGGCCGAACTGAACCGAGACAGAAAATCGTCCCTGTGGATCTTTGCAACAGAGATAATG GTCACATTACCTGCAATCCAAGTGTCTGTCTCAGAGCTCCTGTTCTTCAACTCTCTGAAGAAAAGCTCCCAGACTGACAACAGTCAGTCCAGGGAGTCAAGAGCCTGTCTGGCATATCTACTGTTTGTGCAGCTCATCACCTTAGACAGCTTCCCAGCAGTATTCCG CCCTGTATTTGTTCTTCAGTGCAACATGGAGCACATCAATCAACTACTCAATAG CAAAAATGAATCGCACTTACTCAAAGGACTG GCTCTGTACACAAAAAGCTTGGAAAGCGTGGAGGACAACAGCCTTCCAGTGAGCCTACTGGACCTGAAGAGCTTCTACGATGTACCACAG AACCTGCGGAAGCTTCTGACCGACTGCCCGATTCAACATTTG AGAGAATCAGGGCTGCAGGTTCTCCAGCTCTTCATCAATAAATTAGATGCTGAAGCAAAGCACAAGTTCTTCAG GTGCATGTTAAAAACCAGCAACCATGCAGGAGTAGAGAGTTACGTAGTGAAGAACATGAGGAATCAAGTAGAATTTTCTATGAAG CCGGGTAATACCAACAAATGGTTCCTAGGAGAGGAGCTTCTCTCGTTGTTGGGACTCGTGTTGTGTTTGCCACAAGGTGCTCAGACTGATTTGCTTAACAGTATGGACAA GATAATGGAGAGTCTGAGTCTTCTGCGCTATCTCGTTATCAGAGACAAAGAACTGAGGAGCCCA ACAGATGTGTGGGAAAAGCTGTGTAGGATCAAAGACGAATACCTTAAAATGCTGCGAGTGTGTATCGGCATATCAAGAGGCTATTATTCCGCTGAACTGAAGGCACTGAGGGAGGATCAAAAGCTAAAAGCAAGAG aAGCCAGAGATGCTACTCGATCCACAAGATTAGTCAAAAGCATAACAGTGAAACATGAGAGTGTGTCTAATATGTCCCCGGAGGTCCAGCACCAG GTGCTGCAGAGTGCTTTGGTGACATTTGACCTGATGGAGAGTCTTATCGTGCGGATCGAAGAGATcacggaggaaaaaaagaagatcacGACATAA